GCGAAGCCCAAGACCTCGAGGCCCTAAGGACCCTCAAGGCCCGGTACCTGGGCAAAAGGGGCGTCCTCACCCAGGAGATGAAGGCCCTGGCCTCCCTGCCCCTGGAGGAAAGGCGCAGGCGGGGCCAGGCCCTAAACGCCCTGAAGGAGGCCCTGGAAAAGGCCCTAGAGGAGCGGGAGCGGGCCCTGGAAGAGGAGGCCTTGAGGCAGGCCCTGGAAAGGAGGCGCCTGGACGTTTCCTTGCCGGGGGTCGCCCTTTTCGCCGGGGGCCTCCATCCCATCACCCTCATGGAGCGGGAGCTCGTGGGGATCTTCCGGGCCCTGGGCTACCAGGCGGTGGAGGGACCGGAGGTGGAGAGCGAGTTCTTCAACTTTGATGCCCTGAACATTCCCGAGCACCACCCCGCCCGGGATATGTGGGACACCTTCTGGCTGGAGGGCGAGGGCCTCCGGCTGACGGGGCCCCTGGGCGAAGCGGTAGAGGGAAGGCTCCTTTTGCGCACCCACACCTCCCCCATGCAGGTCCGGTACATGGTGGCCCACACCCCCCCTTTCCGCATCGTGGTCCCGGGGCGGGTCTTCCGCTACGAGGAGACGGACGCCACCCACGAGGCCGTCTTCCACCAGCTGGAGGGCCTGGTGGTGGGGGAGGGGATCAGCATGGCCCACCTCAAGGGGGCGATTTTTGAGCTCGCCCAGGCCCTCTTTGGCCCTGAGTCCAAGGTCCGCTTCCAGCCCACCTACTTCCCCTTCGTGGAGCCCGGGGCCCAGTTCGCCGTGTGGTGGCCCGAGGGCGGGAAGTGGTTGGAGCTGGGGGGGGCCGGGATGGTCCACCCCCGGGTCTTCCAGGCGGTGGACGCCTACCGAAAAAGGCTCGGCCTTCCCCCCGCCTACGGGGAGGCCACGGGCTTCGCCTTCGGCCTGGGGGTGGAGAGGCTCGCCATGCTCCGCTACGGCGTCCCCGACATCCGCTACTTCTTCGGCGGGAGGCTCAAGTTCCTGGAGCAGTTCAAGGGGGTCCTATGAGGGTGCCCTTCTCCTGGCTGAAGCAGTACGTGCCCGAGCTGGAAAGCCCCGAGGTCCTCGAGGAGCGCCTCGCGGGCTTGGGCTTTGAGACGGACCGCATGGAGCGCGTCTTCCGGATCCCAAAGGGCGTGGTCTTCGCCCGGGTCCTGGAGGCGAGCCCCATCCCCGGCACCCGGCTCACGCGCCTGGTCCTGGAGGCGGGAAGGGCGGTGGAGGTGGTCTCGGGGGCGGGGAATGCCCGGGAGGGGATCGGCGTGGCCCTGGCCCTCCCGGGTACGGAGCTTGGGGACCTCAAGGTGGGGGAAAGGGTCATCCAGGGGGTGCGCTCCTTCGGCATGGCCCTCTCCCCCAAGGAGCTCGGGGTGGGAGAGTACGGCGGGGGGCTTCTGGAGTTCCCAAAGGACGCCCTCCCCCCCGGCACCCCTTTGGCCGAGGCCTGGCCCGAGGAGGTGGTGTTGGACCTCGAGGTCACCCCGAACCGCCCGGACGCCCTGGGCCTTTTGGGCCTCGCCCGGGACCTCCACGCCCTGGGCTACCCCCTGGTGGAGCCTGAGGCCCCCTTTCAGGCGGAAGCGGTGCCCCTCCCCTTCGGCCTCCAGGTGGACGACCCCGAGGGCGCCCCCCACTTCACCCTGGGCTACGCCTTCGGCCTTAAGGTGGCCCCAAGCCCCCTCTGGCTCCAGCGGGCCCTCTTCGCCGCAGGGATGCGCCCCATCAACAACGTCGTGGACATCACCAACTACGTGATGCTGGAAAGGGCCCAGCCCATGCACGCCTTTGACCTGCGCTTCGTGGGGGCAGGGATCCGGGTGCGCCGGGCCCGGGAAGGGGAGAGGCTCGTCACCCTGGACGGGGTGGAGCGCCTCCTCCACCCCGAGGACCTGGTCATCGCAGGGCTAAGGGAAGGGGAAAGCGTCCCCCTGGGCCTCGCGGGGGTCATGGGCGGGGCGGAAAGCGAGGTGAGGGAGGACACGGAGGCCATCGCCCTGGAGGTGGCCTGCTTTGACCCCGTGGCCATCCGCAAAACCGCCCGCCGCCACGGCCTCCGCACCGAGGCAAGCCACCGCTTTGAGCGGGGGGTGGACCCCCTGGGCCAGGTCCCGGCACAAAGGCGGGCCCTGGGCCTTCTTCAGGCCCTGGCCGGGGCCCGGGTGGCCGAGGCCCTCCTGGAGGAGGGGCGCCCCAAGCCCCCGGACCCCATTCCCTTTCGCCCGGACTACGCCAACCGCCTCCTTGGCACCAGTTATTCGGAAGAGGAGCAGCTTTCTGCCCTGAGGAGGCTTGGCTGCCGGGTGGAGGGGGAGGGCCCGTACCTCGTGACCCCCCCCAGCCACCGCCTGGACCTGAGGCTGGAGGAGGACCTGGTGGAGGAGGTGGCCCGCATCCAGGGCTACGAGACCATCCCCCTGGACCTCCCCGCCTTCTTCCCCGCCCCCGACAACCGGGGGGTGGAGGCCCCCTACCGCAAGGCGGAGCGGCTCCGAGAGCACCTTGCCGGCCTGGGCTTCCAAGAGGTCTACACCTACAGCTTCGCCGACCCCGAGGAGGCCTCCCTGTTCCGCCTCCCCCCCTTCCCCTTGCGCCTGCGAAACCCCTTGGCCCCGGAGAAGGCCGCCCTCCGCACCCACCTCTTCCCCGGCCTCCTTAAGGTGCTCCGGGAGAACCTGGCCTTGGACCGCCCCGAAAGGGCCCTCCTCTTTGAGGTGGGCCGGGTCTACGGGGCCGGGGAGGGCCGGGTGGAGGAGAAGACCCACCTGGCGGGCCTCCTCTTCGGGGAGGGGCTGGGGCTTCCCTGGCAGGGGGAGGGGCTTTCGGGCTTCTTCCTCCTCAAGGGCTACCTGGAGGCCCTCTTCCGGCGGCTCGGCCTGGACTTCCGGGTGGAGGCCCACCCCTACCCCTTCCTCCACCCCGGGGTTTCGGGAAGGGCCTGGGTAGAGGGGGAGGCGCGGGGTTTTCTGGGGGAGCTCCACCCGGAGATCGCCCGCGCCCTGGAGCTTCCTCCCGTGTGGCTCTTTGAACTCACCCTCCCCTTCCCCGAAAG
Above is a window of Thermus islandicus DSM 21543 DNA encoding:
- the pheS gene encoding phenylalanine--tRNA ligase subunit alpha; this translates as MEREALEAIREAQDLEALRTLKARYLGKRGVLTQEMKALASLPLEERRRRGQALNALKEALEKALEERERALEEEALRQALERRRLDVSLPGVALFAGGLHPITLMERELVGIFRALGYQAVEGPEVESEFFNFDALNIPEHHPARDMWDTFWLEGEGLRLTGPLGEAVEGRLLLRTHTSPMQVRYMVAHTPPFRIVVPGRVFRYEETDATHEAVFHQLEGLVVGEGISMAHLKGAIFELAQALFGPESKVRFQPTYFPFVEPGAQFAVWWPEGGKWLELGGAGMVHPRVFQAVDAYRKRLGLPPAYGEATGFAFGLGVERLAMLRYGVPDIRYFFGGRLKFLEQFKGVL
- the pheT gene encoding phenylalanine--tRNA ligase subunit beta; the protein is MRVPFSWLKQYVPELESPEVLEERLAGLGFETDRMERVFRIPKGVVFARVLEASPIPGTRLTRLVLEAGRAVEVVSGAGNAREGIGVALALPGTELGDLKVGERVIQGVRSFGMALSPKELGVGEYGGGLLEFPKDALPPGTPLAEAWPEEVVLDLEVTPNRPDALGLLGLARDLHALGYPLVEPEAPFQAEAVPLPFGLQVDDPEGAPHFTLGYAFGLKVAPSPLWLQRALFAAGMRPINNVVDITNYVMLERAQPMHAFDLRFVGAGIRVRRAREGERLVTLDGVERLLHPEDLVIAGLREGESVPLGLAGVMGGAESEVREDTEAIALEVACFDPVAIRKTARRHGLRTEASHRFERGVDPLGQVPAQRRALGLLQALAGARVAEALLEEGRPKPPDPIPFRPDYANRLLGTSYSEEEQLSALRRLGCRVEGEGPYLVTPPSHRLDLRLEEDLVEEVARIQGYETIPLDLPAFFPAPDNRGVEAPYRKAERLREHLAGLGFQEVYTYSFADPEEASLFRLPPFPLRLRNPLAPEKAALRTHLFPGLLKVLRENLALDRPERALLFEVGRVYGAGEGRVEEKTHLAGLLFGEGLGLPWQGEGLSGFFLLKGYLEALFRRLGLDFRVEAHPYPFLHPGVSGRAWVEGEARGFLGELHPEIARALELPPVWLFELTLPFPERPFAFQDPSRYPLALRDLAVVVPEATPYGEVEGVLREAAGPYLEALALFDLYQGPPLPEGRKSLAFHLRFRHPERTLRDEEVDGAVARMVAALRERGWGIRE